The Glycine soja cultivar W05 chromosome 15, ASM419377v2, whole genome shotgun sequence region AATGCAAtaagaagattttattttaaaaaataaaatcctatgaatatttgaaaagaagagaaataaatatTCTTGAATTATGAAATGAGGAGTTACCTTTTGGACTTTGTTGGAATTTTCATAGATAGATTGCCAAAAAGAGTTCAAATCCTCCTCTATGACATTAGGACTTGGAGTAGATACATCTAATGTTGGATCCATGTATCACAATTTTTTGTGTGCCActtttcaatttatgttatataGTTATAAAtccctaattttttttccacatcCAGAATTTCTCACGGGGAAATCACCAATCTAATCTAGTCTATTAATTCGATCTGACTAGTTAGACCGATCGAGACACAAAATAAAGATCGGATTCTTACGAATGGCCGAGCTAGCAAGGTTACTGATTTCACAAGAATGACCTAGGACAATTTAACCATCATGCCATGATAAACACTATCGTGACCCGACATCTTGAGTCCATGTCCAAATATCAAAAAGGCTTAGGCCCAATTAATGATGGTCTAGAGGCCGCCGATACAAAAATATGATGTGATAAACACCATTACACATATGCGCTATCTTCTGACTCACTACACTGGTGATGTGACATCTTGAGTTCATGTCCAAATACCAAAAAGACTTAGGCCCAACTAATAATGTTATAGAGACTtataacactaaaataaaatgcaataagCACCATTACACATGCACTATCTTTTGACACATAGTAGAAAATAATTACGCATATTTCTTCTCTACTATAACGCCTATATCATGTGTAATAGAGCTTAAAAATGGGTGTGATATCCCCACGTCACACATAGTATGACTCTATGAgatatttggaaatgaatttttttttgtcaagaaacattgaaagaaatttaatataaatttgaaagtgatgttttaaaagagtagaaaagaaaggaattttttttatttttaaattaatataacttACTAATATTCGACGAgctttttaggatttttttcttaaacaataACAATTTTAGGAGTTGTTTTCACTCTTTAAgccaaattttttattctaagcTTATGTATttgaacatttaatttttaattcctttttagTATACTTCTTaacttaaatttcaaatttaatttgatttaataactagctcataacatttatttttctactATTTCAAACCACTctcttcttatatatatatatatatatatatatatatatacttcattttcttaattcctatctcttttgatttatttttatcccttatttctaaattgaatttcaatattttcttaaaaattatctataattcacaatataaattatttatcataaatctgAAGTGAATTTATATgctgaaaattatttatttaataagaaatttaattataataagatttatatattgaaaatatttttttattataacttttagttatttaaaattacacaaactAAGTTACTAACTTGTTCCCTATTTTCACGATTTTacgattttttttcctaatcgaCTCCCCcttgcatatttttcttccattcttAATTTCACACATTTTGTCTTGATGTTAGTTAACCATTCGTTGTCGTTAACTGTTTGCTAACGTGAAATTTTGATCGTTGATATGGGCATGGCAATAGAGGTGACAAAATGAGTATAGCTAGGCCAGTCCAAACCAGCACCATGAAATGTAAGGTTTCGGCTTtagattttgtgattaaatcaaATGTGAGCCGATGTGGGCTTGAAAAAACTGTCAAAAGTTCAAAAATCCTAGGCTTTTTATAAAGCTTGAACTTTAttttagaggatcaaattgaatttgaaCTTTTTTAGCCTAACTTTGTTATAGCTCACAACTTTGCATCGGATTGACCCACATTGGTCAGGTAATTTGTTTTGCCACCTCTATGTGGAAGTTTGATGTTAATGTCATAATGCACGAGATATTGATATATACTATTGGCATAAGCTACAGATGTGACATGGAAACTAAATTACATGTTTTGCCTACTCTAAAATTTATGCAAATTGtgtcaccttttttttttttacacacctTGCCAACtaccatatttatatatattaactatagtccttttaataagaaataaattataatacaaaatgCACTATCaattgtttcttataaaaaggatagattaaatcttttcattttaattatacagatttataaattatatatatacatgttgaaataaataataaaataaaataaaatgacattataatttttttatatatcaacaaaatattattaaaaaaatttaacaaaaaaataaaggaaatgagaaactaacaaaatgaataatagcagaaagaaaaacaaaatgaaagtgTCATATTAAAGAAAATGGTGCAAgagtataaacaaaaatatattaggaATGGGAGGGAGAAAACAAATGATTTaagcaaggttttaaatattgATTGAAGTCACATTGTAATTACATCGCGTTTGTTGATATGGTGGACAAATGTGGTTGATGTAATCCCAATTACAGTCGCATTGTGGTCGCTAACAGTTAAAAAACTTGATGTTGCAGTCTGAATCACACTCGCAGATTGTTTTTACAACCTtggatttaagaaaaaaaaaatgtttacctCAGTTGACTAAATAGGGTATTTGATTTGTTATAAATCCCGTATCTGTCTCTCATTTTCACAtatgaaaaaatgattttagcaaaaaaaaaaaaaaaccaaaaagaaaagatagagGACTTTAAACAAATGAGAGCAATAAACTCGAGTGAGTTGGTGTAGCAAAAGCTAGTCCATCCCCTCTTACAGTGACAATGGTTTGCTGCCTACAGGCGATGATGACGTTGCAGCACTTGACGTGATCATGTTTTGGCCATAGCAGTTTCGTGGCAAGGTAGCAACGAGGCCAACACTTCGCGTGGTGCTTTGCTTTGGTTGTATATGATGCTTTTGTgagtatgatttttatttattttttgagtaaGAGAAGTTTTGGCATGCGCCTAGCAATGTGTGTTTTACAATTTATGATTTGTTGATTCTGTTCTATAGAGTGAGCTTATGCGTCAGTGAAAAGTTAAGGGATATTATGTGCGTAAGAGACTGATCTGTAAGAATCAATAGAGTTATTGTGTATTGTGTGCGCAAGAAACACGAGaatgagagttttttttttcttctattttttttatatatacctgagcttttttatattttaaaattttattattgtattttcttttctagtctttttattttattttattgtaaatacAAAATGCTTAATTACATTGTATGAAAAGatgcacaaaattttaaaagggaGAAATAAATTGTTGGGTGATAAAATGTGTGAATTTTTCAAAGTACAggagactaaaattataatttaattttcagtgGCCCATGTTAGTTAGTGACTATGCACTGCCACATCATCTTAAGACTGCCATATCAGTAATCCATTTCGACACTATACTTGCCATGTTAGTGGTTAAAGTGCCACTTCATCTAGGAGCTTATGACGTGCTTACTGTTGAACTTTGGGCGATAACCTCAATTAATGCTGCAAGTTTCTTGGGACTTGGGAGAAGGGTTCAGTAGGATCCAAGTTGAGAGTGAATCCAAAGTTGCattctttcacttttttctcataaaattaGGTTATCTATAGGAGCATCTCACTGGCCTATAGTCCATGGAGTTTGTACCTGACTTGTGAAAGACGGGCAAGTTTCAGTTAATcactcctattttttttattttttttttaagaaatgagGTAGCAAAGTGGCTTGCAAATATATGTCTTAGGTCTAAATATTTTAACCCAACTTTTTAGTAGGCGTATCCAATTTATTCTAAAGGACCGTCTCACTGTTTTCTTGTTACTTGGCCTTAAGCCTTAGGTCTTATGTTCGTTGTCTTAGGTTGATTTATGGGATAGTAatagtaattttgtaaatatgatTAAGATTTTAAAGATGATTTTTGCGTAATCGTCTTTGAAACGTTAAAACAATCGACGAcgatttttaagaaaatcgtCGTAATTTAATGTGAGTACAAAGATGGTTTTGTACAAAGATCGTCTTTCAATGGTACTTATAATTATCGCGTGTTCTCCTTATCGGGCAACATAAGCACAAGTGACATAAACTTCTTatcctctctctccctctccctctccagTCTTTCTTCCACACATATCACACATCACAGAAACACATCTCATAGTGTTGCTTGGTGTTGATGGCTCTCAGATCTAACAATGCAAGTGGTTCAAATTAGTTTCTTGAGTTTTGGCTCGAGGGTTAGGGTTTTGAAGGTGGTCGGGTGATAGAAGGGGACAAAGACCCAACCCGATTCGAAGGAGACTGAAGCGATGGTGTTGTTCGTGAAGAGCCAACGCTCACGTGAGATACGCTTGAACTCCTCGACGCGTGAGGGCATGTGTGTGAGGTATGGCGAGAGGAGCATGTGACGATGGCACTTCAGGAGGTGAAGCGTGAACATGTGGTTCGACGCAATGTCGAAGGAGATGCGATTTGACGACAATGAGCGGGAGAGAGTTAATCAACAGCACCCGACGATGAGGGCTTGGTTCGTGGCGTTGAGGTAGATGTCATTGAGGTCGACGTCACAGTAGTCGTTCAACTCAAAAATCTTGAAATACGAATACAGAGAAGATAGATTTTGTAGAGATTCGTATAGAGAATGAAACAATGAGAGAAGTTGCGATGGAAGAACGTTTTGGAGAACGATAAGTAACCCTAACAGAGACCACATTTGTGATAATATCTccatttttgtgtgttttagTGTTTTggtttgattgaatttttttttggtggaaaTTGGAATTGAAGGGTTTGGATTTTTAGGGTTCTTATACGGAAAAAAGAGttaagtgatatatatatatatatatatatatattgttaatattGTATATTAAGTAATaaactagtataaaattataataaaaagagttaagtgaaattttaaattaacataaaaggATCATATTACATGTGTTAATGAATGAAAgattattgataaataattaaataatagcaAAGTGTGTAAATATCATATATGAGCATTTATTTGATGATTTGTTTCTTTTCCTTGAATGATTTGTTTCTTTTCCTTGATATTGGCTATTTAAGAGATCTAGAGgttgataggaaaaaaaatgaaaaaaaaaaattaaatgatattttaaattttttaattttttttaaaatattttaaaacagttctttaaaaaatcatcttGCCTATATttcaagataatttttaaaaaaaattatcttagaatCCCAAttctttttagaattttttttataaaaaaaaaagacattgtaATAAAGCGGTGGCAAGGATCTCCCAACCATCACAACAACGAAGTACGAGCGCTGAAAATGCTAAGGATCTATAAATCATCACAGCGAAGGAGCGATATGTTGTATTTTGAGAACAAGAAATACAAAAGAGAACCTGAGAAcgcatatttttaaaattttcaaaatttaaaaataaaattatttttaaaaattaaaacagaaaataaatagattttttccAAGAAAGTTTATAATACAAAGATGTCCCATAACTTGATGAACCAAACTAAACAAAATTATCTCTAAAAGAGAATActtgtgtaaaatgtaaaaaaaaaaaatttaatgtaattataatcTCCTATTTGATTCATAATTTTGGTtccttcattttaaaattaagacatTGGtgctcttatttttaaaaatattcgattttatttttcttattttaaaatagagacatttattattcttatttgaaaaaatttaccattttgctcaaattcttaattttgtctatgttttattttttttctttttatctaattaaattttaaatctaacatATTCATTTAAGATATCATCatgaaatgatttaattaattacaaaataaaaaataaaacatagaaaaaattaaagattaaatcaaaattataaattttttaaaatacgagaattaaaattgtgaattttttaaaatatggagaccaaatatttgttttttgaaataaaatgaccaaaattattaattttttgaaagattaaatgtctcaatttaaaataaaggaattaaaattggggattaaataaaataatgggaccaaaattacatttaagaaaaaaaattacccacCTCTcgttgtgttttaattttttttaagcttttcCTGAATTTATGTACATTGTGTGTGTGCTGTATGTCTAACTAGTGTATATAAATTCTCAAATTAAATATGGACAAAAGAGAGTTTTACATTTGAGTATTTCACATGTCACAAATTTGAGCCCTGACTTGTTTCATGGGAATGAGGTAATTCTTGAATATAAGTATTTCtataaatattctttaaatATAAAAGCTTTCCTGACATTAAACTATGTGTCATCGATCTCCTCCTAGATTTTgctaaaccaaaaaaaagtatttaaattaagaaaaaataaattatgtattaataatataaattaaaataatttttagttgttattcaatcacaaatatataattaatttgtattgtATTGATTTTCaccataattactttaaaaattcaACCTAATATTTGGTTGGTTGATCGAATCTGCATAcagcaacaaaaataaatgtaaaaccCTGCCAAACAGGACTTCCGATAATGAAACTGACAACTTTTAAATGAAACAACAGACAGCTGGGAAGCATTCGATGAACCAAATTAAGCGTCACAATTCCTTGActgaaaaatgaataatattacAAAAGGATTCACCATAAAAACATTCACAAGCATATATCCATCACCAAATCTGCAACAATATCAAACTAAGCAGCACAAAACCAATTTTACACAGGAATAAAAGAATAAGGGAATGGTATGTGACAATTTTGGAGTATATGCAAACTAAGAATACACGTATATATATGATCTTCTGCATCTTCATGAAGCAGCTACATATATATAGAAGCTATTAAGAACGAAATTTTCAAGGCTTTGGTGGTTCTGCTTGCTCAACTACTGCAGCAGCTTCTTCAGCAGGTTTCTCTTCCCCTTTTGCAGAAGTCTCAGCTGGTTTTTCTTCCACCTTTTTCTCATCACTTGTCTCTATTACTTGTGGTTTttcctcttcctttttttctttctttttctcttcttcaacCACTATCTCCCTCTCTTTGACAACActacttgtttcttcttctgtttTAGTTTCTACTCCAGGAGGGGCTTCAACATCTTTCTCTTCTGTAACAATGAAAGTTGACACCTTCTCAAACACAAAGAAAACTGAGCCTGAAGCCAAGGCTGGTCCAAACTTTGAAGATGCTTCAGATGCTGCCTTTGATCCCGGAAAATCTGAAATTTAATTTGGGGACACTCAGTTAAGTATAGCTGAActattcttttataaatattagagaTCCTACAGGTAATAACtgataaataaaaacttataaaagGGCTACAAATATTCTTTACCAATTTTAACAAGCTCTTCTAGGAACTTCTGGACTTCTGTGGAGTTCTTCTTCAAACCAGCTTCCTTGGGTTCTTTAACCAAACTCTGCAAGGTGACAAAAtttttcaacaagtactttGTGAATCAATATTGGTTTGACTCTTTATTTCTTGAATTATGATAtatacgtgtgtgtgtgtgtgttgtgtgTTCTCACTTTGATTTCAGTTGATGAAGCCTCGTATATTTCAACTACTTTAGTTTGAAGTTCAGTCTTCTTTTCTTCAAAGGCTTTGTTGTATTCCTCCTACAAAGCAAACACCAAATTAACCAAACATAGCTAGCACataaacttttgttttattttcaacaCATAAAAAGaaggttaaacaaaaaaaataagttgagaAGAATCTCAAACCTTTGACTCATCAAAGGACTTGGTGGCCTCAGCAGCAGCAGCTTTCTTGGTGCTATTCTTCTCAAAAACCTTCTTGATCTTGGGAAGAACCTTAGACTTCCAATAACCCATCTTGtgctttttttcttccaaattctgtttctttctctctttctctggtCCTTAACCTTATTAGAGCTAATCAAACTATCAAAGTCTAACTCAATGCAAGTAGTGTTATAGCCACTTGTCCTTCCAAAtcaacacacacatatatgatatataaaaattaagtatataaTACTTTGaaggcacacacacacacacactcaccaATCCAGCACACACCACCATACAAACTTCCAAGTtacaacaaaacaaataaacctTCAAATTCCAACCTAATTACGTGCATGACCGCTTGCCCATTCATGCCAGACAAATTGTGCTGCTCAAATGACCTCATAGCCACCTCCTGTCGGGCCATGCAACTAGCATGACACGTTAACGTCAAGGATGAAGCAAGGGCAAAAACGTAAATTCACCACCATTTTAAAAGAGTTAGGTCTAACAGATATGATTAATATGAAGGTGTTGCTGGTAATTATGTGGGGAACCTTTGGGGCATAAAAGGGAACCAAGCTTTTGTGGGGGAAATGACAGTTGGCAATCAACTTATTCCATAGGTGGCAA contains the following coding sequences:
- the LOC114387057 gene encoding plasma membrane-associated cation-binding protein 1-like, with the translated sequence MGYWKSKVLPKIKKVFEKNSTKKAAAAEATKSFDESKEEYNKAFEEKKTELQTKVVEIYEASSTEIKSLVKEPKEAGLKKNSTEVQKFLEELVKIDFPGSKAASEASSKFGPALASGSVFFVFEKVSTFIVTEEKDVEAPPGVETKTEEETSSVVKEREIVVEEEKKKEKKEEEKPQVIETSDEKKVEEKPAETSAKGEEKPAEEAAAVVEQAEPPKP